One genomic region from candidate division TA06 bacterium encodes:
- a CDS encoding aminotransferase class I/II-fold pyridoxal phosphate-dependent enzyme, with product MRSERVKKVPPYLFAQIDKTEEEQRARGVDVISLGVGDPDVATPHFIVDELKSTAEEPENHRYSPYEGLKEFRQAASDWYRRRFDVETDADREVHALMGVKEGLIHMFLALIDPGQLTIVMDPSYPIFEVGTSFAGGETYHVPLLEENNYLPDLNAIPTDVLKKAKVMAINYPHNPTSAVAHLDFYRKAVAFARENGLLLINDAVYTELYFGDFKPPSILQVDGALDCCVEFHSLSKTFNMTGWRIGFAIGNREAIDALSVIKTNTDSGLFKPIQMAGAKALREDLNSVDYLREIYKRRRDLVISRLSNVGVKPYPPEATFYVWSKIPWGTDSIDFCRTVLEKSGVIVAPGVGWGKYGEGYFRVALTVGDEVLKKAMDRLCAAIKGGV from the coding sequence ATGCGGTCCGAAAGAGTGAAAAAGGTTCCTCCGTATCTTTTCGCACAAATTGATAAGACAGAAGAGGAGCAACGGGCAAGGGGCGTTGATGTCATAAGTCTCGGCGTCGGAGATCCAGATGTTGCTACGCCACATTTTATAGTCGATGAGCTCAAATCCACGGCTGAGGAGCCGGAAAACCACCGCTATTCTCCATACGAAGGGCTGAAGGAGTTCAGACAGGCAGCTTCGGACTGGTACAGGCGGAGGTTCGATGTCGAGACAGATGCGGACAGGGAAGTTCATGCTCTTATGGGAGTGAAAGAAGGACTGATACACATGTTTCTTGCCCTCATAGACCCTGGCCAACTGACGATAGTGATGGATCCCAGTTATCCCATATTTGAGGTGGGAACGTCTTTTGCAGGTGGCGAGACATATCATGTCCCGCTTCTTGAAGAGAACAACTACCTTCCTGACCTGAACGCCATCCCGACAGACGTGCTCAAAAAGGCAAAAGTGATGGCTATCAACTACCCACACAACCCGACTTCAGCAGTCGCTCATCTCGATTTCTACAGGAAAGCTGTGGCTTTTGCCAGGGAAAATGGACTGCTTTTGATAAACGATGCCGTCTATACAGAGCTATATTTCGGAGACTTCAAGCCTCCTTCGATCCTTCAGGTAGATGGCGCCTTGGACTGCTGTGTGGAATTTCATTCTCTATCGAAGACTTTCAACATGACCGGGTGGAGGATAGGCTTTGCAATAGGAAATAGAGAAGCCATAGATGCACTCTCAGTAATCAAGACCAATACCGACTCTGGACTGTTCAAACCAATACAAATGGCAGGGGCAAAGGCTCTCAGAGAGGATCTGAACTCTGTGGATTATTTGAGAGAGATCTATAAAAGGAGAAGAGATCTGGTCATATCCAGATTGAGCAACGTGGGCGTGAAACCCTATCCACCAGAAGCGACGTTCTATGTATGGTCGAAAATTCCATGGGGCACAGACTCCATTGACTTCTGCAGGACCGTATTGGAAAAGTCGGGCGTCATAGTCGCGCCGGGTGTTGGTTGGGGCAAGTATGGAGAAGGCTATTTCCGTGTAGCACTCACTGTCGGCGATGAAGTATTGAAGAAGGCAATGGACAGATTGTGCGCAGCGATAAAGGGAGGAGTTTAG